The following are from one region of the Erwinia billingiae Eb661 genome:
- a CDS encoding DUF2500 domain-containing protein — translation MKVIFFIVLAIIAVLATRQFIKQRREVAVNDASPVRSLPAEVKAKREVPVPNRRSRQREVIPVEDKRYEAWFHPLNGAGDFKLVLKEQDYRQIDQGEKGQLKVQGTRFISFSAN, via the coding sequence ATGAAGGTCATTTTTTTCATCGTACTGGCTATCATCGCCGTGCTGGCGACGCGTCAGTTTATCAAGCAGCGGAGAGAAGTGGCGGTCAATGACGCTTCCCCGGTGCGCTCACTTCCCGCTGAGGTAAAAGCCAAGCGCGAGGTTCCGGTGCCGAACCGCCGTTCGCGTCAGCGTGAAGTGATCCCGGTTGAGGATAAGCGTTATGAAGCCTGGTTTCATCCGCTCAACGGTGCCGGGGATTTCAAACTGGTGCTGAAAGAGCAGGATTACCGGCAGATTGATCAGGGGGAAAAGGGACAGCTGAAGGTGCAGGGGACGCGGTTTATATCGTTTAGCGCGAATTAG
- a CDS encoding lysoplasmalogenase, with protein MIWSFLAVFFSGWLYVDASYRGPQWQRWVFKPVTLLLLLALAWQAPILNTTDYLILFGLLATLIGDALTLLPNRRMLYAIGAFFLSHLLYTLCFASHMTLTFFWPIPLTVLVIGALLIATIWSRLEDLRWPICTFIGMTLLMVWLTTEQYFFRPTDYSFSLMVGTSLLLLANIVWLVSHYRRRFTSDRAIVAACYFAGHFMIVRSLYL; from the coding sequence ATGATTTGGTCGTTTCTGGCAGTTTTCTTTTCCGGTTGGCTCTACGTGGATGCGTCATACCGTGGGCCTCAATGGCAACGCTGGGTATTTAAGCCCGTCACCTTGCTGCTTCTGCTGGCGCTGGCCTGGCAGGCACCGATCCTCAACACTACCGACTATCTGATCCTGTTTGGCCTGCTGGCCACGCTGATTGGCGATGCGCTGACGCTGTTACCTAACCGGCGCATGCTGTACGCGATTGGCGCATTTTTCCTTTCGCATCTGCTGTATACCCTGTGCTTCGCCAGCCATATGACGCTGACCTTCTTCTGGCCGATCCCGCTGACGGTACTGGTGATAGGCGCGCTGTTGATTGCCACCATCTGGTCCAGACTGGAAGATCTGCGCTGGCCGATCTGCACCTTTATCGGCATGACCCTGTTGATGGTCTGGCTGACCACCGAGCAGTATTTCTTCCGCCCAACCGATTACAGCTTCTCGCTGATGGTGGGGACTTCGCTGCTGCTGCTGGCCAATATCGTCTGGCTTGTCAGCCACTATCGTCGCCGGTTCACCTCTGACCGGGCGATTGTCGCCGCCTGCTACTTTGCCGGTCACTTTATGATCGTGCGTTCGCTGTATCTGTAA
- a CDS encoding zinc/cadmium/mercury/lead-transporting ATPase, translating to MHQHSSSCPCGQRHAHSQQGCSSKPRPTIKKISMMTSVTAETSCCSEAGCGSGSDADEESDRRGSAERFSWIISGMDCPSCARKIETAVSKLSEVDTARVLYATEKLVVNADRDVRQQVEAAVKQAGFTLQRSDAVKTDAATPGFWQENRAIILLAVMMLASWLIDLVSPEAGQIAFTLTTLAGAWPIARSALRLIRSGTPFAIETLMTVAAIGALFIGATAEAAMVLLLFLLGERLESFAASRARRGVTALMALKPEEAVRVSGEKRETVALSELRPGDRIEVAAGARLPADARLLSPFASFDESALTGESVPVERQQGEAVTAGCLSVDRQVLLEVISKPGESAIDRILHLIEEAESNRAPIERFLDRFSRIYTPVIMAMALLVAVIPPLLFAADWQPWIYKGLTLLLIGCPCALVISTPAAITSGLAAASRRGVLIKGGAALESLNAIRTFAFDKTGTLTEGKPQVTALIPLAEESEDSLLAKAAAVEAGSSHPLAKAIVALAGQRGLTLAAATSQRALAGSGVEAIVSGHSLLISAPARLDQGTLSPEQQERVSALEAEGNTVVVLLQENQPTALIALRDTLRADAAAALAELKALDIQAVMLTGDNPRAAAAIAGELGIDFRAGLLPADKVTAIGELNQQQPVAMVGDGINDAPAMKAATTGIAMGSGSDVALETADAALTHNRLGGLATMIRISRATHANIRQNITIALGLKGVFLVTTLLGITGLWLAVLADSGATALVTANALRLLRKR from the coding sequence ATGCATCAGCACTCATCTTCTTGCCCTTGTGGCCAACGCCATGCTCACAGCCAGCAAGGTTGCAGCAGTAAACCTCGCCCAACCATCAAAAAAATCTCGATGATGACCTCAGTCACCGCTGAAACCAGCTGTTGCAGTGAAGCCGGCTGCGGTTCAGGCAGCGATGCCGATGAGGAAAGCGACAGGAGAGGTTCCGCAGAACGTTTCAGCTGGATAATCAGCGGAATGGATTGCCCCAGCTGCGCACGAAAAATTGAAACCGCCGTTAGCAAGCTTAGCGAAGTCGATACGGCTCGCGTGCTGTATGCCACCGAAAAACTGGTCGTGAACGCCGATCGCGACGTCCGCCAGCAGGTTGAAGCGGCGGTGAAGCAGGCCGGTTTCACCCTGCAACGTAGCGATGCCGTCAAAACCGACGCCGCCACGCCGGGCTTCTGGCAGGAAAATCGCGCCATTATTCTGCTTGCCGTGATGATGCTGGCCAGTTGGCTGATCGACCTTGTCAGCCCTGAAGCCGGACAAATCGCTTTCACCCTGACCACCCTCGCCGGTGCCTGGCCCATTGCCCGCAGCGCGCTGCGCTTGATCCGCAGCGGCACCCCATTTGCCATTGAAACCCTGATGACCGTCGCGGCCATCGGTGCATTATTTATTGGCGCCACCGCAGAAGCCGCGATGGTGCTGCTGCTGTTCCTGCTGGGTGAACGGCTGGAATCCTTTGCCGCCAGCCGCGCCCGCCGTGGCGTGACCGCCTTAATGGCCCTGAAACCGGAAGAAGCTGTCCGGGTGAGCGGGGAGAAGCGTGAAACGGTTGCCCTCAGTGAACTGCGCCCCGGCGACAGAATTGAAGTGGCCGCCGGCGCGAGATTGCCCGCCGATGCGCGTTTACTCTCGCCGTTTGCCAGCTTTGATGAAAGCGCATTAACCGGCGAATCGGTGCCGGTCGAGCGTCAGCAAGGCGAAGCGGTTACCGCAGGCTGCCTGAGCGTGGACCGCCAGGTGCTGTTAGAAGTGATATCCAAACCAGGTGAAAGTGCCATCGACCGCATTCTGCATCTGATTGAAGAAGCCGAATCCAACCGGGCACCGATTGAGCGCTTCCTTGACCGCTTTAGCCGCATCTACACGCCGGTAATTATGGCGATGGCGCTGCTGGTCGCGGTGATCCCGCCGCTGCTGTTCGCCGCCGACTGGCAGCCGTGGATCTACAAAGGCCTGACGCTGCTGCTGATTGGTTGCCCTTGCGCATTAGTGATTTCAACGCCTGCGGCCATCACCTCCGGGCTGGCGGCGGCATCCCGCCGGGGTGTGTTAATTAAAGGCGGTGCCGCGCTGGAGAGCCTGAACGCCATCCGCACCTTTGCCTTCGATAAAACCGGCACGCTGACCGAAGGAAAACCGCAGGTCACCGCGCTGATCCCACTGGCAGAGGAGAGTGAAGATTCCCTGCTGGCCAAAGCGGCAGCGGTGGAAGCCGGTTCGTCGCATCCCTTAGCCAAAGCCATCGTGGCGCTGGCTGGCCAGCGTGGCTTAACGCTGGCAGCGGCGACCTCGCAACGCGCGCTGGCCGGCAGCGGCGTTGAGGCTATCGTCAGTGGTCACTCACTGCTAATCAGCGCGCCCGCCAGGCTGGATCAAGGCACGCTCAGCCCTGAACAGCAGGAACGGGTGAGCGCGCTGGAAGCCGAAGGAAACACCGTGGTGGTGCTGTTGCAGGAGAATCAGCCAACGGCGCTGATCGCCTTGCGTGACACGCTGCGTGCCGATGCCGCCGCCGCGTTGGCGGAGTTAAAAGCGCTGGATATTCAGGCGGTGATGCTGACCGGAGACAATCCGCGCGCCGCTGCGGCGATCGCCGGTGAGCTGGGCATCGACTTCCGCGCAGGCTTGTTGCCCGCCGATAAGGTCACCGCGATTGGCGAACTGAATCAGCAGCAGCCGGTGGCGATGGTCGGTGATGGTATTAACGATGCGCCGGCAATGAAAGCCGCGACGACCGGGATTGCGATGGGCAGCGGCAGCGATGTCGCGCTGGAAACGGCGGATGCGGCGCTGACGCACAACCGGCTTGGCGGACTGGCCACGATGATCCGTATCTCCAGGGCCACGCACGCCAATATCCGGCAAAACATCACCATTGCGTTGGGGCTAAAAGGGGTGTTTCTGGTGACCACGCTGCTGGGAATTACCGGCCTGTGGCTGGCGGTACTGGCAGACTCCGGCGCGACGGCGCTGGTCACCGCGAATGCGTTAAGGCTGCTGCGCAAACGCTGA
- the tusA gene encoding sulfurtransferase TusA, with product MSDLFANPDQTLDAMGLRCPEPVMMVRKTVRHMQEGETLLIIADDPATTRDIPGFCRFMEHQLVAQMTEQTPYKYLLKKGL from the coding sequence ATGAGCGATCTGTTCGCCAATCCCGATCAAACCCTCGATGCGATGGGCCTGCGCTGCCCGGAACCTGTAATGATGGTGCGTAAAACCGTGCGTCATATGCAGGAGGGCGAAACCCTGCTGATTATTGCCGACGATCCGGCCACCACGCGTGATATCCCCGGCTTCTGCCGTTTTATGGAACACCAGCTGGTGGCGCAGATGACCGAGCAGACACCCTATAAGTATCTGCTGAAGAAAGGGCTCTAA
- a CDS encoding 7-cyano-7-deazaguanine/7-aminomethyl-7-deazaguanine transporter, translating into MISFSNSQRTHALIWLSLFHVLVITSSNYLVQLPISIFGFHTTWGAFSFPFIFLATDLTVRIFGAPLARRIILAVMVPALFISYAVSALFYQGEWQGFAALENVNLFVARIACASFMAYALGQVLDVHVFNRLRQLPQWWIAPASAMFLGNISDTLAFFFIAFYKSPDPFMAQNWVEIALVDYSFKVLICMIFFLPAYGLLLNAMLKRLAEKSNRAQVNFG; encoded by the coding sequence ATGATTTCGTTCTCGAATAGTCAGCGCACGCATGCGTTGATTTGGCTGTCCCTTTTCCACGTGCTGGTGATCACCTCCAGTAACTATCTGGTGCAATTGCCGATCTCCATTTTCGGTTTTCACACCACCTGGGGCGCGTTCAGCTTCCCGTTTATCTTCCTGGCAACCGATCTCACCGTGCGCATTTTTGGCGCGCCGCTGGCTCGTCGCATCATCCTTGCGGTGATGGTCCCGGCACTGTTTATCTCCTACGCCGTCTCCGCGCTGTTCTATCAGGGTGAGTGGCAGGGCTTTGCCGCATTAGAAAACGTCAACCTGTTCGTTGCCCGCATCGCCTGCGCCAGCTTTATGGCCTACGCGTTGGGCCAGGTGCTGGATGTGCACGTCTTCAACCGCCTGCGCCAGCTGCCGCAGTGGTGGATTGCCCCGGCCTCCGCGATGTTCCTCGGCAATATCAGTGATACGCTGGCGTTCTTCTTTATCGCCTTCTACAAAAGTCCCGATCCGTTTATGGCGCAGAACTGGGTGGAGATCGCCCTGGTGGATTACAGCTTCAAGGTGCTTATCTGCATGATTTTCTTCCTGCCGGCTTACGGCCTGTTGCTGAATGCCATGCTGAAGCGTCTGGCGGAAAAATCGAACCGCGCTCAGGTTAACTTCGGCTAA
- a CDS encoding DcrB family lipoprotein gives MRNLLKYAGIGLLVVGLTACDGKDDKASADDNGVSSSQSSQAVTLMDGKLGFTLPAGMSDQSGKLGTQANNMHVYADATGQKAIIVIEGDATTDGLDVLAGRLEQQQRNRDPQLQVVTNKAIEISGQPAQQLDTVISAKNQSSWSSVVLAKVDGKLLTMQITLPAENQQQSQTDSENIIKTIALK, from the coding sequence ATGCGTAACTTACTGAAATATGCCGGTATCGGCTTACTGGTGGTTGGACTGACCGCCTGCGACGGCAAAGATGACAAAGCCTCTGCGGATGATAACGGCGTCAGCAGCAGCCAGAGCAGCCAGGCCGTCACCCTGATGGACGGCAAGCTGGGCTTCACCCTGCCAGCCGGGATGTCCGATCAGAGCGGCAAGCTCGGCACCCAGGCCAATAATATGCACGTCTATGCTGATGCGACCGGCCAGAAAGCGATTATCGTGATTGAAGGCGACGCGACTACCGATGGACTGGACGTGCTGGCTGGCCGCCTTGAGCAGCAGCAGCGCAACCGCGATCCTCAGCTGCAGGTCGTGACCAATAAAGCGATTGAAATCAGCGGTCAGCCTGCTCAGCAGCTGGATACGGTGATCTCCGCCAAGAACCAGTCTTCCTGGTCTTCCGTGGTGCTGGCGAAGGTGGATGGCAAACTGCTGACCATGCAGATTACGCTGCCAGCAGAAAACCAGCAGCAGTCTCAGACCGACTCTGAGAACATCATCAAAACGATTGCGCTGAAATAA
- the iolE gene encoding myo-inosose-2 dehydratase — MNKDNVKLAIAPIGWTNDDMPELGAENTFQQIVSEMALAGFTGSEVGSKYPRDPAVLKPMLDIRGVQICNAWFSTFFANGDKAKTIDEFINHRDFLHAMGAKVIGCSEQSKSIQGTSLSVLDEKPYFTDEEWQLTAEGYNELAKLAAEKGMQVCLHHHMGTAIQTTEEIDRFMAITNDDVFLLFDTGHAYYSEGSQAKMLAILEKYLPRINHVHLKDVRDEVVAEVRSQKLSFLDGVKKGTFTVPGDGVIDFTPVFKILDESGYKGWMVVEAEQDPALANPFEYAVKARKYIRETAGL; from the coding sequence ATGAACAAAGATAACGTTAAGCTGGCAATAGCCCCGATTGGCTGGACCAACGATGATATGCCGGAGCTGGGTGCGGAAAATACCTTCCAGCAAATCGTCAGCGAAATGGCGCTGGCGGGATTTACCGGCAGTGAAGTGGGCAGCAAATACCCGCGCGATCCGGCGGTATTGAAGCCAATGCTGGATATTCGCGGCGTACAGATCTGCAACGCCTGGTTCAGCACTTTTTTTGCCAACGGCGATAAAGCGAAAACCATCGACGAATTTATCAACCACCGCGATTTCCTGCACGCGATGGGCGCGAAGGTGATCGGCTGTTCCGAGCAGAGTAAGAGCATTCAGGGCACCTCGCTTTCGGTGCTGGATGAGAAGCCTTACTTCACTGATGAAGAGTGGCAGCTGACGGCTGAAGGCTATAACGAGCTGGCGAAACTGGCGGCGGAGAAAGGCATGCAGGTCTGTCTGCATCACCATATGGGCACCGCCATCCAGACCACGGAAGAGATTGACCGCTTTATGGCGATCACCAATGACGACGTGTTCCTGCTGTTTGATACTGGCCATGCCTACTATTCGGAAGGCAGTCAGGCGAAGATGCTGGCGATCCTCGAAAAGTATCTGCCGCGCATCAACCATGTGCATCTGAAAGATGTGCGTGATGAGGTAGTCGCCGAGGTGAGAAGCCAGAAGCTCTCCTTCCTTGATGGCGTCAAGAAAGGCACCTTTACTGTGCCTGGCGATGGCGTGATCGACTTTACGCCGGTGTTTAAAATTCTGGACGAGTCGGGCTATAAAGGCTGGATGGTGGTGGAAGCCGAGCAGGATCCGGCGTTAGCCAATCCGTTTGAGTATGCGGTGAAAGCCAGAAAATATATCCGCGAGACCGCCGGCCTGTAA
- a CDS encoding sugar phosphate isomerase/epimerase family protein, with the protein MKIAFDVDVIRDMGITKMVHQVADWGYKYIEQSPHPQINPFYKHPKASREIITEYKNALRETGLEISSYIVVYRWSGPDEARRQAAVRNWKRMIEIAVETGVQVINTELSGTPNEPEICEEMFYRSMEEILPIVEREGIRIEIQSHPWDFCEENNETADLVKSFRSENVKYLYSVPHTFFYDKGKGDVKSMLEYAGGDLSHVLIADTMNHTKHCRYIVNPPGVDATIHQHVGVGEGEVDFDTLFQTLREMDFANRTYKVGGESIIASSLFGYPEKMNRQAVETRELIERELLSR; encoded by the coding sequence ATGAAAATCGCCTTTGACGTAGACGTCATCAGAGACATGGGCATTACCAAAATGGTTCATCAGGTGGCGGACTGGGGCTACAAGTACATTGAGCAGTCTCCGCACCCACAGATTAACCCGTTCTATAAGCATCCGAAGGCCAGCCGGGAGATCATCACCGAGTATAAAAACGCGCTGCGTGAAACCGGGCTGGAGATCTCGTCCTATATCGTGGTTTACCGCTGGTCCGGCCCGGACGAAGCGCGCCGTCAGGCGGCTGTCCGCAACTGGAAGCGCATGATTGAGATCGCGGTGGAAACCGGTGTACAGGTGATCAATACCGAGCTTTCCGGTACGCCGAACGAGCCGGAAATCTGCGAAGAGATGTTCTATCGCTCGATGGAAGAAATCTTGCCTATCGTTGAACGTGAAGGTATCCGTATCGAAATCCAGTCACATCCGTGGGATTTCTGCGAAGAGAATAACGAAACCGCCGATCTGGTGAAATCATTCCGCAGTGAGAACGTGAAGTACCTGTACAGCGTGCCGCACACCTTCTTCTATGACAAAGGAAAGGGCGATGTGAAGAGCATGCTGGAGTACGCCGGTGGCGATCTGTCCCACGTGCTGATCGCCGATACCATGAACCACACCAAGCATTGTCGCTACATCGTTAACCCGCCAGGCGTGGATGCCACCATTCACCAGCATGTGGGTGTCGGTGAAGGGGAGGTCGATTTCGACACCCTGTTCCAGACGCTGCGCGAAATGGATTTTGCCAACCGAACCTACAAAGTGGGCGGCGAGTCGATTATTGCCTCTTCGCTGTTCGGTTATCCGGAAAAAATGAACCGTCAGGCCGTGGAAACCCGCGAACTGATCGAGCGTGAGCTGCTGAGCAGATAA
- a CDS encoding Gfo/Idh/MocA family protein, with protein MTLKLGVIGTGAIGQEHIRRCSKVLQGAKVVAVSDINIDGAKGIVSRLGLDAEVYANGHDVIASSEVDAIIVTSWDPTHEEFTLAAVAAGKPVFCEKPLALSAEGCRRIVDAEIAHGKRLVQVGFMRPYDAGYRALKKVITDGDIGEPLMLHCAHRNPTVPESYTTDMAITNTLIHELDVLRWLTEDDYKSVQVVFPRSTKNTHAKLRDPQIVLFETHKGTRIDVEIYVNCAYGYDIQCEVVGETGIAKLPEPSSVQLRKDAKLSNTILTDWKDRFIDAYDVELQAFINDATAGTLQGPSAWDGYAASVAADACLKAQESGAIEPVELPARPAFYNK; from the coding sequence ATGACTCTGAAACTTGGCGTAATCGGCACCGGTGCTATTGGTCAGGAACATATTCGTCGCTGTAGCAAAGTGCTGCAGGGCGCCAAAGTGGTTGCCGTCTCGGATATCAACATCGACGGCGCGAAAGGCATTGTCAGCCGGTTAGGTCTGGACGCGGAAGTGTATGCCAACGGCCACGATGTGATCGCCTCTTCGGAAGTCGATGCGATCATTGTGACGTCCTGGGACCCAACGCATGAAGAGTTCACCCTGGCGGCAGTTGCTGCGGGTAAGCCGGTGTTCTGCGAAAAGCCGCTGGCGCTGAGTGCTGAAGGTTGCCGCCGTATCGTGGATGCGGAAATCGCCCACGGCAAACGTCTGGTGCAGGTTGGCTTTATGCGTCCTTACGATGCTGGCTACCGCGCGTTGAAGAAAGTGATCACCGACGGTGACATTGGCGAGCCGCTGATGCTGCACTGTGCGCACCGTAACCCGACCGTACCGGAAAGCTACACCACCGATATGGCGATCACCAACACGCTGATCCACGAGCTGGACGTGCTGCGCTGGCTGACCGAAGACGACTACAAATCTGTGCAGGTGGTCTTCCCACGTTCGACCAAAAACACCCACGCAAAACTGCGCGATCCGCAGATTGTGCTGTTTGAAACCCATAAGGGCACCCGCATTGACGTGGAGATTTACGTCAACTGCGCTTACGGCTACGACATCCAGTGTGAAGTGGTCGGTGAAACCGGCATCGCCAAATTGCCAGAGCCGTCTTCTGTTCAGCTGCGCAAAGACGCCAAGCTGTCGAACACCATTCTGACCGACTGGAAAGACCGCTTTATTGATGCCTACGACGTTGAGCTGCAGGCCTTTATCAACGATGCCACCGCCGGAACCTTGCAGGGCCCGTCAGCATGGGACGGCTATGCCGCTTCCGTTGCCGCCGATGCCTGTTTGAAAGCGCAGGAAAGCGGCGCTATCGAGCCGGTTGAGCTGCCAGCGCGTCCAGCCTTCTACAACAAGTAG
- the iolD gene encoding 3D-(3,5/4)-trihydroxycyclohexane-1,2-dione acylhydrolase (decyclizing), translated as MGKSRLTTAQALVRFLDNQYLSVDGVETKFVKGIFAIFGHGNVLGLGQALEQDSGDLVVMQGRNEQGMAHAAIGFAKQKLRREIIACTSSVGPGAANMITAAGTASANRIPLLLLPGDVFATRQPDPVLQQIEQSHDLSISTNDAFRAVSKYWDRVSRPEQLMTACINAMRVLTDPAETGAVTISLPQDVQGEAYDYPDYFFQKRVHLLDRRLPTEAQLAAALKMIAGKRKPIIVCGGGVKYSEAGEALRQFAERHQIPFAETQAGKGTIVSDHPLNVGGVGETGCLAANLLAKEADLVIGVGTRYTDFTTASKWIFHNPDVSYININVSNFDAYKLDAVQVVADAREALTALDERLAAQGFTSGWGEKIGQAQSKLLKETQRVYQSVYSNDGFVPEIDDHMDREAVYAEFNRLTDSFLTQSSVLGTLNEHLPKDSVIVAAAGSLPGDLQRVWRTKDYNSYHVEYGYSCMGYEVSASLGVKLAEPHREVYTLVGDGSFMMLHSELVTSIQEGAKINVLLFDNMTNGCINNLQMEHGMDSFTTEFRFRNAEGGKLNGGFVPVDFAAIAGGYGCKTYRVTTLDQLKHALEDARKQTVSTLIDIKVLPKTMVHKYFSWWRVGGAQVSESERVDAVAKMLNEHIDQAREY; from the coding sequence ATGGGTAAGAGTAGATTAACCACAGCACAGGCTCTGGTCAGATTCCTGGACAACCAGTATCTGTCGGTAGATGGCGTTGAAACCAAGTTCGTTAAAGGGATTTTTGCCATCTTCGGTCACGGCAACGTGCTGGGCCTCGGTCAGGCACTGGAGCAGGACAGCGGCGACCTGGTGGTTATGCAGGGTCGTAACGAACAGGGTATGGCGCACGCGGCCATCGGCTTCGCCAAACAGAAACTGCGCCGTGAAATCATCGCCTGTACCTCTTCTGTCGGACCGGGTGCGGCCAATATGATCACCGCTGCGGGCACCGCATCGGCTAACCGAATTCCTCTCTTACTGTTGCCCGGCGATGTGTTTGCTACCCGCCAGCCGGACCCGGTTCTGCAGCAGATTGAACAGAGTCATGACCTCAGCATCAGCACCAATGATGCCTTCCGCGCGGTCAGCAAATACTGGGACCGCGTCAGCCGCCCGGAGCAGCTGATGACCGCCTGTATCAATGCCATGCGCGTGCTGACCGACCCGGCTGAAACCGGCGCGGTAACGATTTCCCTGCCGCAGGACGTGCAGGGCGAAGCCTATGACTACCCGGATTATTTCTTCCAGAAGCGCGTGCATCTGCTGGATCGCCGCCTGCCAACCGAAGCCCAGCTGGCAGCCGCACTGAAGATGATCGCCGGTAAGCGTAAGCCAATTATCGTCTGCGGTGGCGGGGTGAAATACTCCGAAGCCGGTGAGGCGCTGCGCCAGTTCGCCGAGCGCCATCAGATCCCCTTCGCGGAAACCCAGGCCGGTAAAGGCACTATTGTTTCTGACCATCCGCTGAACGTCGGCGGCGTGGGTGAAACCGGCTGTCTGGCGGCTAACCTGCTGGCGAAAGAGGCGGATCTGGTGATTGGCGTCGGTACCCGTTACACCGACTTTACTACCGCGTCGAAATGGATTTTCCACAATCCGGACGTCAGCTACATCAACATTAACGTCAGCAATTTTGACGCCTATAAGCTCGATGCCGTGCAGGTAGTGGCCGATGCGCGTGAAGCGCTGACCGCACTGGATGAGCGTCTGGCTGCACAGGGCTTCACCAGCGGCTGGGGCGAGAAAATCGGCCAGGCGCAGAGCAAATTGCTGAAAGAAACGCAGCGTGTTTATCAGTCGGTTTACAGCAACGACGGCTTTGTGCCGGAAATTGATGACCATATGGATCGTGAAGCGGTCTATGCCGAGTTCAACCGCCTGACCGATTCCTTCCTCACCCAAAGCAGCGTGCTGGGGACACTGAATGAGCATCTCCCAAAGGATTCGGTGATCGTCGCCGCTGCGGGTAGCCTGCCGGGCGATCTCCAGCGCGTCTGGCGCACCAAAGATTACAACAGCTACCACGTGGAGTACGGCTACTCGTGCATGGGGTATGAAGTCAGTGCCTCGCTGGGCGTCAAACTGGCCGAGCCGCACCGTGAGGTCTACACCCTGGTGGGGGATGGCTCCTTTATGATGCTGCACTCCGAGCTGGTGACCTCCATTCAGGAAGGGGCAAAAATCAACGTGCTGCTGTTCGACAACATGACCAACGGCTGCATCAACAACCTGCAGATGGAACACGGGATGGACAGCTTCACCACCGAGTTCCGCTTCCGTAATGCGGAAGGCGGCAAGCTGAATGGCGGCTTTGTGCCGGTAGACTTCGCGGCGATTGCCGGCGGCTACGGCTGCAAAACCTATCGCGTCACCACCCTCGACCAGCTGAAGCACGCGCTGGAAGATGCCCGCAAGCAGACCGTTTCCACGCTGATTGATATCAAAGTGCTGCCGAAAACCATGGTGCACAAATACTTCAGCTGGTGGCGCGTTGGCGGGGCGCAGGTTTCCGAATCTGAACGGGTCGATGCGGTCGCCAAAATGCTCAACGAACATATCGACCAGGCACGCGAATACTGA